The genomic window TTTACCCTAGAAAAAGCAAGTCCTAGTGTAAAGGTCCTTAACAAAAATGTTGTTTTGTAAATTACATTTAATAACTACAAAAACTTAAGGATGCAGTAAAATTATTTAAATAATTTAGTTTATTTATGTAGCTTTAACTTTATTTTAATTATTTAGAAGAAATTAAGACTATTTTGGAGATTATTTACTATGAGCAACTTATTAAGGTTCAAAATTGGATTTAAAGGTTAATATTGCTTTTAAATCTTTTTGTGTTCCTTTTAAAATTAAAGCTATAATTAAGATTATAATTAAGATTATAATTAAATAGCCTCCTATGATGTCTATAATAACATTCTTTATGCTTAATCCTAGTATAGGAACGGGGGATCCAAATTTTTTGGGGTGAATCCAAATATTGGTAGGGCTCCCTAGCCCGAACCCGACAGCTAACCTCGTAAGCAATTAAGGGGGAATGGATTAATAGAGTTTTTTATATGCATTTCAAATATTACATATAATGCCTATTTTGAAGGATAGTACAAACATCCTAAATCCCCACTTAAAGTAACCTCAAAATATAACATTTTTTTTATAATTTTTAAAAAAATTATATGCTATATGGGCATGCTATATAGTATCAATATTTGTTAAGGATGATGATAATGGATAAAATTATAGTTAATAATTTAACAAAAGTTTATGGCAATAATCCAGAAAAAGCTTTGAAACTCGTAGATAAAGGTGTAGATAGTGAGGAAATAAAAAAACAAACAAAACAAGTAGTTGGTGCAAGAGATATTAATATATCTGTAGCCCCTGGCGAGTGTTTTGTGATAATGGGACTTTCGGGTAGCGGAAAATCAACTCTAATAAGATGTATAAATTGTATTATAAGGCCAACAGCAGGAGATATTATTATTGATGGTGATGATATTACCAAGGTTGATTCCAAGAAACTAACTGAAATACGTAGGACGAAAATGTCCATGGTATTTCAAAGATTTGCATTATTGCCTCATCGAACAATATTGGATAACGTTGTTTATGGACTTGAAGTTCAGGATGCTCCAAAAGATGAAAGAATTAAACAAGCATTAAGATCAATTGAAATGGTAGGATTAAAAGGATGGGAAGATTATTATCCACATAATCTAAGTGGTGGTATGCAACAAAGAGTTGGTATAGCTCGAGCATTAGCCACAGATCCTGATATTTTGTTAATGGACGAGCCTTTCAGTGCACTTGATCCATTAATTAGACAAGAAATGCAGGATGAATTAATAGAAATTCAAAAAAAATTACAAAAAACAATAGTATTTATAACGCATGATTTAGATGAAGCTCTAAAACTTGGTGATCGTATAGCTTTAATGAAAGATGGAAAAATTGTGCAAATGGGTCTTCCCGAAGATATATTACTTTCACCGGCAACTGAATATGTTGCTAGATTCGTTGAAAATGTTAATCGTTCTAAAGCATTAAATGCTTCATCTGTAATGGTTAAACCTCGTAGTGTGATTGGATCAAAAGATGGCCCTAGAACGGCATTGCGAGTAATGGAGAAAAACGGAATATCATCTGTTTTTGTTACCGATCGCAAAGGAAAATTAGAAGGTTTTATTACAGCAGACGCAGCTTATGAAGCTGCTGAACAGGGAGCTAAAACCCTTGATTCATTTATTGAAAAGGATGTCCCTGTTACAGACTTGGAAACTCCTTTATCCGAATTACTAGACGTTTTAGCACATACTAAAATACCTGTGGCAGTAGTGGATGAAGAAAAAAATTTAAAAGGAATCTTAGTAAGAGGTTCGGTAATAGCTGGAATAGCTGGTGAAAGGAGTGATGAAGATGAGTAGAGGTTGGTGGGAAACATTTCAAACAGAAGGAATACCTAGAGTACCAGTAGGTGATTGGATAGATGATGGTATTAACTATCTTCAAACAGAATTCGGTACAGCTTTTGATGCTATAGCTGATGGACTAGAATTTATTTTATTATATTTACAACATGGTTTATCAGCTATACCACCGATATTGTTTATAATTATTTTTGTACTTATTGCTTGGTATATTGTGGATAAGAAGGTAGCATTGTTTACTGCTTTAGGTCTATATTTAATTTATAATATGGGACTTTGGGGTCCGACTATGCAAACTCTAGCAATGGTCGGAACAGCAGTACTTTTATGTATTATTATTGGTGTACCACTGGGAATATTGGCAGCAAAAAATCAAACTGCTGAACGTATAATCACACCCATACTTGATTTTATGCAGACATTACCAGCTTTTGTATATCTTTTACCTGCTATATTCTTTTTTGGACTTGGTGTTGTACCTGCGGTTATAGCTACTCTTATATTTGCTATGCCACCAATAATAAGATTAACTAAATTAGGAATACAACAGGTGCCAGAAGAACTTAGAGAGTTAGGTAAATCGTTTGGGTCAACATTTTCTCAGATGTTGATTAAAATAGAACTACCGCTGGCAAGGTCAACAATAATGGCCGGAATAAATCAATGTATTATGCTATCGTTGTCAATGGTTGTTATAGCTAGTATGATAGGAGCCAGAGGCTTAGGAGGGGAGGTATGGCGAGGAATACAGAGATTAGACATAGGAACAGGGTTTGAAGCTGGGTTAGCAATTGTTATTGTTGCCATAATTTTAGACAGAATAACTCAAAACTTAGGAAATTCTCAAGAAGAATAAAGGAGGAATGTTAAATTATGATGTTAAAAAAACAAAGTAAATTATTAGCTTTAATAGCCTTAATAATGTTTGCAACTGTAAGTGTTATGGGGTGTGGACCTGCCGATGATCCGGATGTACCAGATGTGCAAGATGTAACACTTTTATATGTTGAGTGGGATTGTGCAAATGCTACAACTCATATAATGGCTCATATTTTAGAAAATGAAATAGGTGGATACAATGTTGAGACAATGCCGCTAGCAGCTAGTGCTATGTATACAGGTCTAGCAACTGGTGATGGAGATGCAATGGTAACAGCTTGGTTACCAGTAACTCATGCTGAATATATGGATCAATATGGTGATCAAATCGAAGACCTTGGACCAGCGATGGAAGGTGCTGTACTAGGCTTAGTAGCTCCTGAGTATGCAGAGTTTAACTCTATTGAAGAATTACCTGACTATGTTGATGAACTAAATGGTGAAATTGTTGGTATAGATCCTGGTGCTGGAGTAATGGGTCTAACAGAAGATTTAATAGTTGAATATGGATTAGATGAAGCAGGCTTTGAATTAGTTGAAGGTAGTGATGCTACTATGACAGCTGCATTAGATCGTGCTATCTCCAATGAAGAACCTGTTGTAGTTACAGGATGGGCACCACACTGGAAGTTTGGTTCATATGACTTAAAAATCTTAGAAGATCCAAAGCTTATATTAGGTGAAGAAGAAACAATTAACAACCTTGTTAGACAAGGATTACAAGAAGATTTACCAGAAGTATATGAATTATTAAGTAATCATTATTGGACTCCAGATGATTTAGGAGATGCTATGGTAATGGTTGAGGAAATGGGTGATACCCAAGCAGCTGCAGAACAATGGGTAGCTGAAAATCAAGACTTAGTAAACCAGTGGTTACCATAAGTTTGCAAATATAATAATATTTATAAAACCCTACCACTATGAGGTAGGGTTTTTATTTAATTGTAAGTTGAAATTAATTAGTTTATTTTACTATATTTTGCGTGTGTGTTCAGTTAGGGTATATTTTTATTAAGTGATTATTTTATATGTTATACATTCAATTAAATTTCTACGACAAATTATTTAGTTTATTTCTATTACCCTCTGTATTAAATATTATTACTATACAAAAATTTATGTTTGTTATAGTGTTATAACTTATATAAGTATGTAAAAAAGAGGATTTCTAAAAAAATAAAGAGGGAGGGTTTCTAATGAAATATGGAAAGCAAGGTAAATTATTTATATTATTTGCCTTAATAATATTTGTCAATTTAATTATTATAGGATGTGGACCATCAGATGATCCAGAATCAGTTGGAGAGGTTAGTGTAGTAGATCTATTTAATGGACAAATAATTGGCATAGATCCTGGTGCTGGAGTTATGGATATGGCTGAAACTGCACTTGATAAGTATGGTTTAACAGATGCTGGTTATGAACTAGTTGAGGGTAGTGATGCTACAATGGCAGCCGAATTAGATCGTGCTATAACTAATAATGAATGGGTAGTAGTAACAGGTTGGGCACCACACTGGAAATTTGGTAAATATGATTTGAAAATATTAGATGATCCATTAGGAGTATTTGGTGAAGAAGAAACTATAAACAATATAGTTAGATTAGGTTTACAAGATGATATGCCAGAAGTATATGAACTCTTAGATAACCATTTTTGGACAGGTGAAGACTTAAGCGCGGCTATGGCAATTGCTGAAGAAAGTGAATCAGCAGAAGCAGCTGCAGCTCAGTGGATATCTGAAAATCAAGTATTAGTAGAGACATGGTTACCTATAAACTTTGATGCTGAAGCAAATGCCGGTCAAGAGGTAACATTGCTTTATGTTGAGTGGGCATGTGCTAGTGCTACAACACATATTATAGCTGATATTCTAGAAAATATAATGGGATATAGTGTGGAAATAATGCCAGTATCTGCAAGTGCTATGTACACTGGATTAGCAACTGGTGTTGGTGATGCAATGGTTGCAGCTTGGTTACCATCAACACATAGTGATTATATGAAGCAATATAATTATCAAGTAGAAGATCTTGGTCCATCTATGGAAGGTGCAGTTCTAGGGTTAGTAGTTCCGGAATATGTAAAAATAGATTCAATTGAAGAGATGATTAACTAAATAAATAAAAAATTAAAAAACACCCATTAGGGGGTGTTTTTTAATTTTTTATTTATTAAAATAATTTATTCCTAGAGCATCTTTAACTTCCAGAATTGTTTCTTTTGCAACATTACTTGCTTTTTTAGTACCTTCCATTAAAATATCTTTTACTAATTGTGGATTATTTTCATATTTTATTCGTCTTTCGCGCATTGGTTCAATTAATTCATCAATTCTATTAGTTAGGTTTTTCTTACAAGCTACACAGCCAATTGCACCACCACGGCAATCTTTTTCAATTTGTTCAATACCCTCATTATTGAATACTTTACTATAAGCATAAACTGTACACACATCAGGATTTCCTGGATCAGTTTTTCTTATCCTACCTGGGTCTGTAACTGCTTTTCGTACTTTAGTTGAAATATCCTTGGAATGATCAGAAAGGTATATACAGTTATTTAAGCTTTTACTCATTTTTGCCTTTGCATCTAACCCCATTAGTCGTGGAACTTCACCAATTAAAGCTTCTGGTTCAATAAGTACAGGACTATAAAGATCATTAAAACGCCTAACAATTTTACGGGTTAATTCAATATGAGGGATTTGATCTTCTCCTACTGGTACAAGGTTTGCTTTAAATATAGCTATATCAGCTGCTTGATTAACTGGATAACCTAAAAAACCATAAGTAATATCTTTAATTCCATGTTGTTGTGCCTCGCTTTTTATAGTGGGATTATGGCGTAGAACATTAACTGACGTATACATAGAAAAATACATAGTTAGTTCATGAATTTCAGGGATTAAACTTTGTATAACTATAGTTGATATTTCTGGGTCAATCCCAGCAGCTAGATAATCAGTAGCAATGTTAAGGACATCGCTTTGCAGGTATTCTGGTCTTTCATAATGAGTAGTTAATGCTTGTACATCTGCTATTAATATATAGCTATCATAATCATATTGAAGTTTTACCCTATTTGCTAGACTGCCTACATAATGACCGAGATGAAGGTTGCCTGTGGGTCTATCGCCGGTTAATATTCTTTTTTTATTTTCTGACATAGAGCTTCCTCCCTTAAGTTATAATTTTCTATAACAAAAACCTCCGCCCTAGAAGGGACGGAGGTTATATCCGCGGTACCACCCTTTTTGACCTAATAGGTCCTCTTAAAAAGAATTTTATTCCTTATCTTATAACGGAGATTAGCCGGCTTAGCTTACTTGGTTCAGCAGCGACTCTAGAGTCCATTCGGTAATAGATTAATATCGGTTCTCAGCTTAATCCGACTCTCTGTTATTAGTTCCGCTTACCTACTATTCTCTATCATTGTCTTTTAATATTTTATTATAAGAAAGAATAGCACTAATAAAGGGTATTTTCAAGTACAAAGTAATTTGAATAGAAGTTATTTTGACGAAGTATGTTTACAAAACAAATAATTTTATATATATTTTTATTAAGTTAATTTTATCACAAACTAAAAATATAAAAAGGAGCAATTTTAAATGAGCACTTTATTTAATTATTTATCTTTTACTATACGGGTTGCAGTTAAAAAGATTGATAAGCAATTAAACTATAAGCTAGAAAAGCATGGAATTAGTATTCCCCAATCTTTTATTTTGTATTGTTTACAGGTAGAAGATGGTCTGACTCTAAAAGAAATAGGTAATAGAGCATTAATTGATAGTTCTACTATGACAGTATTAATTGATAAACTTGAAAAAAGTAATTTAGTTGAAAGAAAGCTTGATTCACAGGATAGAAGAGCAATAAGAGTTTATATTACTGAAGAAGGAGAGAAATTAGCAGAAACAATATCTGATATTGCAATAGAATTTAACTCGTTATTATATGATGTTTTGGGAGAAGGTAATCAAAAAGAATTTATACATGGTATTAACAATATTATTAATAAATTAGATTAGTATAAGATTAATTGAATCATAAAAACGTATTTTTTATCAAGTTGCTCCTTTTGTTTATATACTCAAAAATGTAGTATTATCAAGTTTTGTTGCAGTGAAACCATTTTATAAACAATAAATAAAAATAAATGAACATTATTGATGCTGTAATTATCCCAGAGTCGTTAAATATAACTGCTAATACTGAAGCTAATATGATTCCTTCAAGCCCTTTGTAAATAAAAGGGCTTGTTTTTTTTATGTTTAAAAGTGTTTGGGGTTGGTTTTTAAAGATATAAACAGTAAAAGCTAGAACTCCTAAAAATAACCATCCTAATTTGGAATAATTAATTATATCTATGTGCATAGAAAGCTTACTATTAATTATTTTCAAAAGCTCATTTACCCCATTTAATTTGATTGCATTTATGCTATTTGCTAAGTGTGATTGTAACATAGTTGGTTGACTCAAATCGATTAATGCTATTATAGCTACTATTGAACCAGTAAAAAGAAATAGTAAAAAAATCTTTAGTAGATTTATTTTTTTATTAGTGATTCGCAGAAAATAAAACGCAAGTGCTAGTGTAGCTGTTATAGTTCCACCTACATTTATTCCCCAGAAAGGATAAGCAATAGATCCAATTACAAGTAGTATTAATAAAGCAATAAAAGTTTTGGTGTATTTATTTAAATATTTTCTATTTAGTAATAAGGAGCATAATACAATTGTGGAACCTAATAAAAATCCTAGGTATTCATTGCCAATACCGTAGTATCTAAACCCACTAATAACTTGATAACTAAGTAATGAGTTATTAATTAAATCTAAAGCGAAGATGAGGTCTATTATAATTATTAAAATTGTTAATCCTAAAATTAAAATAAATGACTTTATATTAGTAATCTTTTGTATAAATATAAAGAATAAAGTTATGGTTAAATTTAAAATAAAAATCAATATTAAGAATATTAACATTTTTATAGGAGGTAGTTTAGTTAAAATCAGAAAAGTTAAAGGTGTAGATAAAATAAAGCAAATCAAAAAGTTTATATATGATGCTTTAAATCTTTTAATAACTAAATTAATAGTTAATATTATTAAACAAATTAATATTATAAAACCCCAAAACAGTAGAGCTTGTCTTTGGTTGTTGTAGTTAAATTCGACTTGATTTTTTATGGTAAATATTTTATCCAGTGTTTGTTCTGTAGGTTTATATAGTAATGGATCTTTTATATTTGCATCTAATGAATTAATAATTGAATTAGCTATGTTGGTAGCTAATACTATTCCGTCCCTTTGAGTAGAATAACTACCTAAAACACCAGTGAAATTTGATTTATTAACAATAATTGGTGTTAAAATAGAACCGTTTAATTGCGTATTTCTTGAGGTGCTTGTACTAATTACATATATATCAGTTTTATCATTTAAATATTGTTCTTTAATTTCTCCTATTATGGAGTCTATATGAGAAAGTAATTTAAGCCTAAGGATATTGTATTCTTCATTTGAAAACATATGAGCCACTGTATCTAATCTTGATAAATCACCAAGTTCAATTAACAAAACATTATTCTCAATATTAGATTTAACAGCATTAACTAAATAATTCTGATTAGTTTTAAATAAATTATTCTTTTGTAAGATCTTTTTGGATATAGCACCATCATCTACTATTCCCATTGAACTCATTAAAATTAATACACCATTCCTAGACGAGTAGCCTGGCAGATCTGAGTTGCCAACAACAGCAGTAGTAAAATCTCTTGCTTGAATTGAATCTCCTAAATAACCTGGCATACTTAAATTTCGAGTATGGTTGTTTCTATTAATTACCTCAATGCTTGAAACCACTAAATTTTGATCATCAGGTCTAATACCAGTATTTCTAAAAAATAGATTTCCTGCTTTTTCACCATTATATATTTCAGTTGATTCGAAATTTAAGTGTGCAAAAGTGCTAGCAACTGCTAGACCACTAGCAGAAATTGTAGCACATATATTTTTAACAGTTCTATCTGATGCAGTTTTGGTATTCAATAGTCCCAAACTACTGTTTTGTGAAAGATTATATAGGTTAGGGGTAGTTTGGTAGTTTAAGTCTTCTAAATCAAACTTATCTATTAAAAAAACAACAACTTGGTTATTGTATTTATTATCATCATTATTAAAAATAGTTTCAGCATTTACGTAGCTGGGAAGAAAAAAAACAAAACAAATTACCAAGAAAGAGAAAAAAATTTTCTTCATACATATCACCTATACTCATACTCAGTTAAAAATAATGCAAGCCACAAACATGAAATTAGATATAACATTATAAGTGCTGAAGCAATAACGCCGGTATCGTTAACAATAAAAACAGTTATTGCTGCAGCCATTAAAATCTTAATAGTTTGATATATAGCTGGTTGTTCAATACTTAATGTAAAAAACTTATTTTTAGAGCTTATTCCAGATACAATAAGTATTACTATTATTAGTAATAGCACCAAACTCCAGTTAGAGTTGATAACTGTGTTAAATAAGATTCCAACTTTGGTTTGAATAATGTCAACAAATACTGTAAAGCCACCTTCAAATAAATTATTTATTGCTTTACCGGCATGAGATGGATTAGCACTATATAGTGAATCTAATCTTGCTATTGTTATAACAGCGACTATTGCAGCAATACTGAGGGTTATTAATTTTTTAATATTTAATTTTTTTCCTAGAATAATTATTATTGCTATTCCAATGGTTATGAGAAAGCTTATTAAGCCCCCTACATTTGCTCCGAAACGTGGGTGACCTGCTGCCATACCAGCAATAAATAAAAGTAGAACAATTATAAAAATTTTAAAGTAAGGTTTAAAGCTTATTTTATTGGATAGTAAAGTAGAAAATATTATAGTTGATGCTAAAATTACTCCCATATAATCGTTTCCTACACCATAAAACCGTCCCCCTGCTATTGCATCAGAGCCTAAAGGTGATAACAACATCATAGGTGACCCATTAAAAGCATCAATAATTAATATAAATGATGTAATTCCTGCAATAAACATAAGTCTTTTAATAGGATCAGAGAAAACATAATTAAGTATTACTCCTAAAGTTATAGACATTGTAAGTAATATTAATAAGGTTATAATAAGTGATTGATACTGGGTATAAGCTAAAACTAAAAATACTATTGGAATAGTTATAGTTGCATTAATAATAATACTTAATAAATTTGGAGCTAAGGTTTTAAAATTCTTTATATGATATAAAAATCCCCACAATGTTATTAAGAGTGCAAAGGTAATAAAAGTGTTATGTAATGCGTTTCTATTTTCTCTCAAATTAATGTAGAGGTTTACCTGTTTATCTAAGTACTCTATAGAGTTATAACTATTTGGAATGATTGAAATTCCTTCACCGTTTGTTGAGGATTTGGTCTCAAAAAAATTAATTATAGAAGGTAGTAAATTATGATTACTTACTAATCCTGTTCTTCTTGTAGTATCCGATGTAACAAATCCTTGGTGGGAAGAGGGTTCATAAAAGATAAATGGAGTTAGTCCAAAATTACCTTTTGCAACCATTTCACGATAAGGATTAGGTGTAACTATTGTAATTAATGTATTGTTCAAATCTAATTGGGACAACAACATACCGACTAACAAATCATTTCGTTCTATTGCATTTATTCTATGAATATTTGCTAATTTATCTGAAACATTTCTCCTGCTATTTTCAACTCTTGTAGTATCACCTAAGTCCAAAATTAAAATATCACATGTTTTTAATAGGGAATTAAATGATTCTTTAAAAACTGAATGGTTAGTTTTTACTCCGCCTAGAGCATATGGATCAAGCTCTAGTAAAGATTTTCCAACATCTCCATATGAAATCATACCAGTTTTATCCATGCCTAATAGAGCTACATTTCTATTGATAGTATTATAGGAGTCTGCATTTCCTAATACTCCAATAGCTAAACCATTTTCTAAAGCTTTAGTTGCTAAATTTCCTGGAGTGTAGGAGGGGCTTATACTAGAAGCATGTCTATTAATAGCAGATATATATAAGTTAACAACTCCGTTATCAGGAGCTTTATTTCCTGTAAAGGTGGTAAATAAATCATTAGCTTTGAAATTTGAATTATTTGTTTTAAAGATAGAAGGTAATTCAGTAACTATTTCATTAGAATTAAAAGAATATTCTGAATTAGTTGGAGCTGAAACCCTTTTACCTGTTGCAATAGATATATACGAGCTAGAATGATAACGATTTCTAGCTCGTATATTCATTAATCCAGTTCCACCTTTTTCTGTTAATTTATCTATATTAGGTGTAGATGCTTCAATTAAATCTGAAGTATTAACATAATCCATAACAATAAGAACTGCTTTTTTTTCAATATTATCACCAGCAATCACAGTTGAGTTGCCACATAATGTAAAGCCAATCAAAGCTAAAAAACATATAACACAAATTTTAAAATGTTTCATAACAGTCTCCTATGTAAATTAGAGGATTTAAAAATATTTCTGCATAATTATAATTGATTATACTCTTAATTTACAATAAAACTCCATCGGATTTTGTGGTATATAGAACGAATTTTTTGTTACGATTAAAAAATAACTTTTGCAGTGAACCCAAATTTTGGTTTTGCTACAAAAAGTACTACAAAAAACTTAAGGCTGAGCAAACATGTTTATCTAAATAGCAAGGCGTGGTGCATAGATCACGGTAAAATATAAATTAAATTTCATTTTAAATAATAAGTACTAAGCCAAAATAGAGATAAAGATCGATGAGCGGCGTGATAAACATGTTGGCTAAGCCAATTTCATAGTCTAAGTTTAGCTTAGCGAAACCAACTTTTAAATTTAATGTAGAATCAAAAAAGAAAAATGCATAACATATAGCAGAGTTTAATTGAGTGTATATATGCTATAAGTTTGTAACAGTAATAAATGACGATTAATATAACTATATCCTAAACAAGGGAAAATAAAATTCTTACTCAAAAAACAATACTATTTATTGACAGTGATTACAAGTGTGCTAAAATTCTACATGTATCTTTTTTTATACAAAAAAGGAGGTTTGGGATTATACCAAATAAAAAACTAAAGGGAGGCGACATTATTGCAGACTTTAGGGCGACACATTTTGGCTGAGGTGTATGGATGTAATTTTGACGTGTTAAATGATATCAAAAAGGTAGAGGATATCATGGTTAATTCGGCTTTAGAGGCTGGAGCAGAAGTGAGGGAGTTTGTCTTTCACAAATTTAGTCCTCAAGGAGTAAGTGGAGTTGTTGTTATATCAGAATCTCACCTGGCGATTCATACCTGGCCTGAATTAGGATATGCAGCAGTTGATG from Candidatus Syntrophocurvum alkaliphilum includes these protein-coding regions:
- a CDS encoding quaternary amine ABC transporter ATP-binding protein, producing MDKIIVNNLTKVYGNNPEKALKLVDKGVDSEEIKKQTKQVVGARDINISVAPGECFVIMGLSGSGKSTLIRCINCIIRPTAGDIIIDGDDITKVDSKKLTEIRRTKMSMVFQRFALLPHRTILDNVVYGLEVQDAPKDERIKQALRSIEMVGLKGWEDYYPHNLSGGMQQRVGIARALATDPDILLMDEPFSALDPLIRQEMQDELIEIQKKLQKTIVFITHDLDEALKLGDRIALMKDGKIVQMGLPEDILLSPATEYVARFVENVNRSKALNASSVMVKPRSVIGSKDGPRTALRVMEKNGISSVFVTDRKGKLEGFITADAAYEAAEQGAKTLDSFIEKDVPVTDLETPLSELLDVLAHTKIPVAVVDEEKNLKGILVRGSVIAGIAGERSDEDE
- a CDS encoding ABC transporter permease, with the translated sequence MSRGWWETFQTEGIPRVPVGDWIDDGINYLQTEFGTAFDAIADGLEFILLYLQHGLSAIPPILFIIIFVLIAWYIVDKKVALFTALGLYLIYNMGLWGPTMQTLAMVGTAVLLCIIIGVPLGILAAKNQTAERIITPILDFMQTLPAFVYLLPAIFFFGLGVVPAVIATLIFAMPPIIRLTKLGIQQVPEELRELGKSFGSTFSQMLIKIELPLARSTIMAGINQCIMLSLSMVVIASMIGARGLGGEVWRGIQRLDIGTGFEAGLAIVIVAIILDRITQNLGNSQEE
- a CDS encoding glycine betaine ABC transporter substrate-binding protein: MMLKKQSKLLALIALIMFATVSVMGCGPADDPDVPDVQDVTLLYVEWDCANATTHIMAHILENEIGGYNVETMPLAASAMYTGLATGDGDAMVTAWLPVTHAEYMDQYGDQIEDLGPAMEGAVLGLVAPEYAEFNSIEELPDYVDELNGEIVGIDPGAGVMGLTEDLIVEYGLDEAGFELVEGSDATMTAALDRAISNEEPVVVTGWAPHWKFGSYDLKILEDPKLILGEEETINNLVRQGLQEDLPEVYELLSNHYWTPDDLGDAMVMVEEMGDTQAAAEQWVAENQDLVNQWLP
- a CDS encoding glycine betaine ABC transporter substrate-binding protein, whose translation is MKYGKQGKLFILFALIIFVNLIIIGCGPSDDPESVGEVSVVDLFNGQIIGIDPGAGVMDMAETALDKYGLTDAGYELVEGSDATMAAELDRAITNNEWVVVTGWAPHWKFGKYDLKILDDPLGVFGEEETINNIVRLGLQDDMPEVYELLDNHFWTGEDLSAAMAIAEESESAEAAAAQWISENQVLVETWLPINFDAEANAGQEVTLLYVEWACASATTHIIADILENIMGYSVEIMPVSASAMYTGLATGVGDAMVAAWLPSTHSDYMKQYNYQVEDLGPSMEGAVLGLVVPEYVKIDSIEEMIN
- the trpS gene encoding tryptophan--tRNA ligase — encoded protein: MSENKKRILTGDRPTGNLHLGHYVGSLANRVKLQYDYDSYILIADVQALTTHYERPEYLQSDVLNIATDYLAAGIDPEISTIVIQSLIPEIHELTMYFSMYTSVNVLRHNPTIKSEAQQHGIKDITYGFLGYPVNQAADIAIFKANLVPVGEDQIPHIELTRKIVRRFNDLYSPVLIEPEALIGEVPRLMGLDAKAKMSKSLNNCIYLSDHSKDISTKVRKAVTDPGRIRKTDPGNPDVCTVYAYSKVFNNEGIEQIEKDCRGGAIGCVACKKNLTNRIDELIEPMRERRIKYENNPQLVKDILMEGTKKASNVAKETILEVKDALGINYFNK
- a CDS encoding MarR family winged helix-turn-helix transcriptional regulator; translated protein: MSTLFNYLSFTIRVAVKKIDKQLNYKLEKHGISIPQSFILYCLQVEDGLTLKEIGNRALIDSSTMTVLIDKLEKSNLVERKLDSQDRRAIRVYITEEGEKLAETISDIAIEFNSLLYDVLGEGNQKEFIHGINNIINKLD
- the speD gene encoding adenosylmethionine decarboxylase, which codes for MQTLGRHILAEVYGCNFDVLNDIKKVEDIMVNSALEAGAEVREFVFHKFSPQGVSGVVVISESHLAIHTWPELGYAAVDVFTCGDKVNPWDACNYLAELFGADYINASEVPRGIFQDQEESKVVNI